From one Formosa sediminum genomic stretch:
- a CDS encoding S46 family peptidase — protein sequence MKFFKIIILFLTLQVSAQQGGMWIPSLLKGMNEDDMQTLGSKLSAKDIYDVNRSSLKDAIGHFNGGCTSEVISKQGLLLTNHHCGYSQIQSHSSLENDYLKDGFWAKSFDEELPNNGLYVEFIVRIEDVTSQVLEGVTKDMTSKEKQAQTDGNSNRIQAATKKEEWQNTKIKSFFKGNQYFLFVTERFNDIRLVGAPPTSIGKFGSDTDNWVWPRHTGDFSIFRIYADKNNRPAAYSKDNVPYKPKHFLPISLDGISEGDFTLVFGFPGTTEEYLPAVAIKEITEQLNPSNIAIREAALKVIDAKMKASDEVRIQYASKQARIANYWKKWIGENTGIKKSNAIAKKKAEEAVFTEALKTKKLEAEYGHILPELKKQYEAFAPIDIRRNNFVEIFVRTNELMSMMFRLSQLEAAATKGEAEFNSARESVQSRIKSVLKDFNTEVDRGVYEAIMPFYTQTIDSSIYNKTAFTNLDSAMAMLEGSPMEVVEKLNKDAAYIFAKPFIMDFYTNIEPDFQNKNTAINALETDYMKALMEVVPNERYYPDANSTLRVTYGQVRGYAPRDAVYYNPVSYLDGVMEKYVPGDYEFDVPQKLQDLYATKDYGRYADKNGKLPVCFLGTNHTTGGNSGSPAIDAEGNLIGLNFDRVWEGTMSDMNYDPEICRNIMVDVRYVLFIIDKYAGAERLIKEIKLVHPKK from the coding sequence AACGGTGGTTGTACAAGTGAAGTAATCTCAAAACAAGGTTTATTATTAACAAATCACCATTGTGGTTACAGCCAAATACAATCGCATTCTTCTTTAGAAAACGATTATTTAAAAGATGGTTTTTGGGCAAAATCTTTTGATGAAGAATTACCAAATAATGGTCTTTATGTAGAGTTTATTGTACGTATTGAAGATGTAACATCGCAAGTGCTAGAAGGCGTTACTAAAGATATGACTTCTAAAGAAAAACAAGCACAAACAGATGGTAACAGTAACAGAATACAAGCTGCGACTAAAAAAGAAGAATGGCAAAACACCAAGATAAAATCATTTTTTAAAGGGAATCAATACTTTTTATTTGTTACAGAACGTTTTAACGACATTCGTCTAGTAGGTGCGCCACCAACAAGCATTGGTAAATTTGGATCGGATACAGACAACTGGGTTTGGCCAAGACATACTGGCGATTTTTCAATATTCAGAATTTATGCCGATAAAAATAATCGACCTGCAGCATACTCAAAGGATAATGTACCTTACAAACCAAAGCACTTTTTACCAATCTCTTTAGATGGTATTAGCGAAGGCGACTTTACGCTAGTTTTTGGATTTCCAGGTACTACCGAAGAATATTTACCAGCTGTAGCTATTAAAGAGATTACAGAACAATTAAACCCAAGTAACATTGCCATTCGCGAAGCTGCCTTAAAAGTAATCGATGCTAAAATGAAAGCAAGTGACGAGGTTCGTATCCAATACGCCTCTAAACAAGCACGAATTGCAAACTATTGGAAAAAATGGATTGGCGAGAATACAGGAATTAAAAAAAGTAATGCTATAGCTAAGAAAAAAGCTGAAGAAGCTGTTTTTACTGAAGCTTTAAAAACTAAAAAACTAGAAGCTGAATACGGACATATTCTACCTGAACTTAAAAAACAATATGAAGCGTTTGCTCCTATAGACATAAGACGAAATAATTTTGTAGAAATTTTTGTACGCACTAACGAACTCATGTCTATGATGTTTAGACTGTCTCAACTTGAAGCTGCAGCAACTAAAGGAGAAGCAGAGTTTAATTCTGCCAGAGAGAGTGTACAAAGCAGAATAAAAAGTGTTTTAAAAGATTTTAATACAGAAGTAGACCGAGGAGTTTATGAAGCTATTATGCCTTTTTACACCCAAACAATAGATTCTTCCATTTATAATAAAACTGCTTTTACTAATTTAGATAGTGCCATGGCTATGCTTGAAGGCTCACCAATGGAAGTGGTTGAAAAATTAAATAAAGATGCTGCTTACATTTTTGCTAAGCCATTTATTATGGATTTTTACACAAACATAGAACCTGATTTCCAAAACAAAAACACAGCTATAAATGCTTTAGAAACAGATTACATGAAAGCCTTAATGGAAGTTGTTCCTAACGAACGGTATTATCCAGACGCAAACAGTACACTTCGTGTGACGTATGGTCAAGTTCGTGGCTATGCACCAAGAGATGCTGTATATTACAATCCGGTATCTTATTTAGATGGTGTTATGGAAAAATATGTTCCGGGGGATTATGAATTTGATGTTCCTCAAAAACTTCAAGACTTGTACGCCACTAAAGATTATGGGCGTTATGCCGATAAAAACGGAAAACTACCCGTTTGTTTCTTAGGAACAAACCACACTACTGGAGGAAATTCTGGAAGTCCAGCTATTGATGCAGAAGGTAACTTAATTGGTCTTAATTTTGATCGTGTTTGGGAAGGTACAATGAGCGATATGAATTACGATCCAGAAATTTGTAGAAATATTATGGTAGATGTACGTTATGTGCTTTTTATAATCGATAAATACGCAGGAGCAGAACGTTTAATTAAAGAAATAAAACTAGTACATCCTAAAAAATAA